A single Bacillus sp. OxB-1 DNA region contains:
- the mce gene encoding methylmalonyl-CoA epimerase: MRKVDHVGIAVKSIDASIGYYIDTLGLKLLATEEVASQQVRVAFLDAGNVKLELLEPMGEDGAVAKFIEKRGEGVHHIAFGVTDIRSRMAELKEKGVQLLQDEPRPGAGGAEVAFLHPKSSFGVLYELCDKSGKGE; encoded by the coding sequence ATGCGAAAAGTGGATCACGTTGGGATTGCGGTAAAAAGTATCGATGCTTCTATCGGATACTATATTGATACGCTCGGTCTGAAATTGTTGGCGACGGAAGAAGTCGCCAGCCAACAAGTGCGTGTGGCGTTTCTGGATGCCGGGAATGTGAAGTTGGAATTGCTGGAGCCGATGGGGGAAGATGGCGCCGTTGCGAAATTCATAGAGAAGCGTGGGGAAGGTGTCCATCATATTGCATTCGGTGTCACCGACATCCGTTCTCGCATGGCGGAACTGAAAGAAAAAGGAGTTCAGTTGTTGCAGGACGAGCCAAGACCGGGTGCCGGGGGAGCGGAAGTCGCCTTTTTACATCCGAAATCCTCATTCGGCGTATTGTATGAACTATGCGACAAAAGCGGAAAAGGGGAATAA
- the prli42 gene encoding stressosome-associated protein Prli42: MSNKKIQKVIVYLMIIAMVASSVLFGLSVLF, translated from the coding sequence ATGAGCAATAAGAAAATACAGAAGGTCATCGTCTACCTCATGATCATCGCGATGGTCGCTTCCAGCGTGCTATTTGGATTAAGCGTACTTTTTTAA
- a CDS encoding BrxA/BrxB family bacilliredoxin, producing the protein MNMNFNLYMDDILRTARSEMEASGYEQLQTPEQVDEAFSRKGTTLVMVNSVCGCAGGIARPAAAHSIHYDKRPDHLVTVFAGQDKEATAQARMHFGDDHLPSSPSFALLKDGKLVAEIGRHEIEGHDPMSVVANLQSQFEEYCEEV; encoded by the coding sequence ATGAATATGAATTTCAATCTGTATATGGATGATATTCTTAGAACAGCACGTTCCGAGATGGAAGCAAGCGGCTATGAGCAATTGCAGACACCGGAGCAAGTGGATGAAGCCTTCAGTCGTAAAGGCACTACTCTCGTCATGGTGAATTCAGTTTGTGGTTGTGCGGGAGGCATTGCGCGTCCGGCCGCAGCGCATTCGATCCATTATGATAAGCGTCCGGATCATCTTGTCACGGTATTTGCCGGACAGGACAAAGAAGCGACAGCGCAAGCTCGCATGCACTTCGGTGATGATCATCTTCCATCCTCTCCGTCGTTCGCCCTTTTGAAGGACGGGAAACTCGTTGCGGAAATCGGCCGTCATGAAATCGAAGGGCATGATCCGATGTCCGTCGTGGCGAACTTGCAAAGCCAATTCGAGGAATACTGCGAAGAGGTTTGA
- the meaB gene encoding methylmalonyl Co-A mutase-associated GTPase MeaB, whose translation MDGIPSSHDGMAASGRRRFVKKDKSVPIDELRENILQGSRLDLAKGITLLESLRAADKQAGQQLLLDLLPQTGNSVRIGITGVPGAGKSTFIEAFGLMLAEAGHKVAVLAIDPSSTLSGGSILGDKTRMEELAKHPNAFIRPSPSAGTLGGVHKKSRETMLLCEAAGYDVILIETVGVGQSETMVRGMVDYFMLLVLTGAGDELQGMKKGIMELADGIVVHKADGDNLKLAKKTVREYRQILHFLQPASPGWTSTALPVSSLKKTGLEDVWETVQAFKQEMEKVGYWKERRQAQTKDWFRQMIRDRLIDSFFAEPGKKEQVAALEAAVADGQVTVARAVDQLFPENRCIAGD comes from the coding sequence ATGGATGGAATCCCTTCCTCCCATGACGGGATGGCCGCTTCCGGTCGGCGACGGTTTGTCAAGAAGGACAAGTCGGTTCCGATCGACGAGCTTCGGGAGAACATTTTGCAAGGCTCCCGTCTCGATTTGGCGAAAGGGATCACCTTGCTGGAAAGTTTGAGAGCGGCGGATAAACAGGCGGGGCAGCAATTATTGCTTGATCTGCTTCCGCAAACGGGCAACAGCGTCCGCATTGGGATCACCGGCGTGCCGGGGGCGGGAAAGAGCACGTTCATCGAAGCGTTCGGGCTCATGCTTGCGGAAGCCGGCCATAAAGTCGCTGTCCTCGCGATCGACCCGAGCTCGACGCTATCGGGGGGCAGCATTTTAGGGGACAAGACAAGGATGGAGGAACTCGCCAAGCATCCGAACGCGTTCATCCGTCCGTCCCCTTCGGCCGGAACGCTCGGCGGGGTGCATAAGAAGTCCAGGGAAACGATGCTTCTTTGTGAAGCGGCCGGCTATGATGTGATTTTGATTGAAACCGTCGGCGTCGGTCAAAGTGAGACGATGGTCCGTGGAATGGTCGATTATTTCATGCTGCTCGTTCTCACTGGTGCGGGAGACGAACTGCAAGGGATGAAAAAGGGGATCATGGAGTTGGCGGATGGGATTGTCGTCCATAAGGCGGATGGAGATAATCTGAAGCTTGCGAAGAAAACGGTGCGGGAATATCGCCAGATCCTTCATTTCCTGCAGCCCGCATCCCCCGGCTGGACCTCGACGGCATTGCCGGTCTCTTCATTGAAGAAGACGGGGCTGGAGGATGTGTGGGAGACGGTGCAGGCATTCAAGCAGGAGATGGAAAAGGTCGGCTATTGGAAGGAACGGCGCCAGGCACAGACGAAGGACTGGTTCCGTCAGATGATCCGCGATCGGCTCATCGACTCCTTCTTCGCCGAGCCGGGGAAGAAGGAGCAGGTTGCGGCGCTGGAAGCCGCCGTGGCCGATGGGCAAGTGACCGTTGCCAGAGCTGTAGATCAGCTGTTTCCGGAAAATCGCTGCATCGCGGGGGATTGA
- the scpA gene encoding methylmalonyl-CoA mutase, translating to MNKPDFSQVAITDLKQSDAFANGSAGNPFRTNEGIDVKPIYSQEDLEGVGHLNDFPGIAPNTRGPYPTMYVSRPWTVRQYAGFSTAEESNAFYKRNLAMGQKGLSVAFDLATHRGYDSDHPRVTGDVGKAGVAIDSVEDMKILFDSIPLDQMSVSMTMNGAVLPVMAFYIVAAEEQGVSPEKLAGTIQNDILKEYMVRNTYIFPPDMSMRIIADIFEYTSKNMPKFNSISISGYHMQEAGATADIELAYTLADGLEYVRTGLKAGIDIDSFAPRLSFFWAIGMNYFMEIAKMRAARKIWAQMMQTFEPKNPKSLALRTHSQTSGWSLTEQDPFNNVTRTLIEANAAAMGHTQSLHTNALDEAIALPTDFSARIARNTQLFLQEETLMTKVIDPWGGSYYVEKLTDELIEKAWELIEEIEDLGGMAKAIETGLPKMKIEEAAAKRQAQIDSKSEAIIGVNKYRLEQEDPIDILDIDNTLVRQKQIDRINEMKASRDETAVAQTLAALTESARSGEGNLLAMAVDAARARATIGEISDAIESVSGRHKAVIRSVSGVYSSNFSNEEEIKEVKAMADEFLENEGRRPRILIAKMGQDGHDRGAKVIASSFADLGFDVDIGPLFQTPEETALQAAENDVHVIGVSSLAAGHKTLVPALREELRKLGREDILVVVGGVIPAQDYAFLRESGATAIFGPGTVIPVAAQKVIEEIYSTLGYEEVAD from the coding sequence TTGAATAAACCGGACTTCAGCCAAGTGGCTATTACCGATTTGAAACAGTCGGATGCTTTCGCAAACGGGTCGGCAGGCAATCCGTTCCGGACGAATGAAGGGATCGATGTGAAACCGATCTATTCGCAAGAAGATCTGGAGGGCGTGGGGCATTTGAATGATTTCCCCGGCATCGCTCCGAACACGCGCGGGCCTTATCCGACGATGTACGTCTCCCGTCCATGGACCGTGCGCCAGTATGCCGGATTCTCTACGGCGGAAGAGAGTAATGCGTTCTATAAACGGAATCTCGCCATGGGACAAAAAGGATTGTCCGTTGCATTCGATCTTGCGACGCATCGGGGTTATGACTCCGACCACCCAAGGGTGACGGGCGATGTCGGGAAAGCGGGCGTTGCTATCGATTCGGTCGAAGATATGAAAATCTTGTTCGACAGCATCCCGCTCGACCAGATGTCCGTCTCGATGACGATGAACGGCGCCGTTTTGCCGGTCATGGCATTTTACATCGTAGCGGCCGAGGAACAGGGCGTATCACCGGAAAAACTGGCCGGTACTATCCAGAACGACATCCTAAAAGAATATATGGTTCGGAATACGTATATTTTCCCGCCTGATATGTCGATGCGGATCATCGCAGACATTTTTGAATACACTTCCAAAAACATGCCGAAGTTCAATTCGATTTCCATCTCGGGCTACCATATGCAGGAGGCGGGCGCCACGGCGGATATCGAACTCGCCTATACGCTGGCGGACGGCTTGGAATATGTCCGAACCGGTTTGAAAGCGGGCATCGATATCGATTCATTCGCGCCGCGGCTGTCGTTCTTCTGGGCGATCGGCATGAATTATTTCATGGAAATCGCGAAGATGCGGGCAGCACGGAAAATCTGGGCGCAAATGATGCAGACGTTCGAACCGAAAAATCCGAAGAGCCTGGCGCTCCGGACCCATTCGCAAACTTCGGGCTGGAGCTTGACCGAGCAGGATCCGTTCAACAATGTCACTCGGACATTGATCGAAGCGAATGCCGCCGCGATGGGGCATACCCAGTCGCTTCATACGAATGCGCTGGATGAGGCGATCGCCTTGCCGACGGACTTCTCCGCGCGGATTGCACGGAATACGCAGCTGTTCCTGCAGGAAGAGACGCTGATGACAAAAGTGATCGATCCGTGGGGCGGCTCGTACTATGTCGAAAAGCTGACGGATGAATTGATTGAAAAGGCTTGGGAATTGATCGAGGAGATTGAAGACCTCGGCGGCATGGCGAAAGCGATTGAAACCGGACTGCCGAAGATGAAGATCGAAGAAGCGGCGGCGAAACGCCAAGCCCAGATCGACTCCAAATCGGAAGCAATCATCGGGGTGAATAAATATCGGCTCGAACAAGAAGATCCGATCGACATCCTTGATATCGACAATACGCTCGTCCGTCAAAAACAGATCGACCGCATCAATGAAATGAAAGCGAGCCGCGACGAAACAGCGGTTGCCCAAACGTTGGCGGCCTTGACGGAAAGCGCGCGCAGCGGGGAAGGCAATCTGCTCGCGATGGCAGTAGATGCGGCACGGGCGCGTGCTACAATCGGAGAAATTTCGGACGCGATCGAAAGCGTTTCGGGGCGTCACAAGGCGGTGATCCGTTCGGTGAGCGGCGTATATAGTTCCAACTTCTCCAACGAGGAGGAAATTAAAGAAGTGAAGGCGATGGCGGACGAGTTCCTGGAGAATGAAGGGCGCCGTCCTCGGATCTTGATTGCAAAAATGGGGCAGGACGGTCATGACCGCGGAGCGAAAGTCATCGCTTCCTCCTTTGCGGATCTCGGGTTCGACGTCGATATCGGCCCTTTATTCCAGACACCGGAAGAGACCGCTTTACAAGCGGCGGAAAACGATGTCCATGTGATCGGAGTCAGTTCGCTGGCGGCAGGTCACAAGACATTGGTGCCTGCACTGCGGGAGGAATTGCGGAAATTGGGACGCGAGGACATCCTTGTCGTCGTCGGCGGCGTCATTCCGGCGCAGGATTACGCGTTCCTGCGTGAAAGCGGGGCGACTGCCATCTTCGGGCCGGGCACTGTCATCCCGGTTGCCGCGCAAAAGGTGATCGAAGAGATTTACAGCACGCTCGGCTATGAGGAAGTGGCGGATTGA
- a CDS encoding methylmalonyl-CoA mutase family protein yields the protein MAIHKMKTSSFPDAGYEQWKETAVHSLKGKPFESLLTKTVEGITLRPLYTLGELEARLQTVRPVSSTSGWIVAQQTIAEDGQRFLKTLEDSLARGNEAIVYDGRKQLSWNDRLLDELGDFIQKYPVFITDTSKDDPILKVFDRIPAEFRSSVKGAVSVQDWRIPQGYDQVRTLGADLWDVHHQGADAVTELALSLAKASELAASQETFDEFAEQFFVRFAVDTHFFMEIAKFRAFRVLWQAFSQAYGKENAPSVPLLAITSLRSYSKLDPNVNLLRAGNEAFSAVLGGADALTVHPHDVLTGVTDHSVRLARNIQLVIKEETYVTKVADPSGGSYFIETLTAELVERAWKQFLEIDAMGGYDAYLATGRIEQTMESRKKEVATGKKSLVGTNVYAELTPTNFSDSGLVAAAERLAAPFEQLRQRFEDSQPRAAVLTFGALKDFKPRADFVTGFLATGGIRAEWSPAFANAQEALDWLASEQPDYAVVCASPAETEQVMDELLAKRPVQVVLDAAGKVDAALSEKWRSAGLDGFVFAGQNKIEKLLEIAHKVEGGAHIE from the coding sequence ATGGCGATACATAAAATGAAAACGTCTTCATTTCCAGATGCCGGTTACGAGCAATGGAAGGAAACGGCCGTCCACTCGCTGAAAGGGAAACCATTTGAATCGCTTTTAACAAAGACAGTGGAAGGGATTACACTGCGACCTCTGTATACACTGGGGGAGCTGGAGGCGCGCTTGCAAACGGTCCGGCCTGTCAGCAGCACATCGGGGTGGATCGTGGCGCAGCAGACGATAGCGGAAGACGGACAGCGATTTTTGAAAACATTGGAAGATTCGCTGGCAAGAGGAAATGAGGCGATCGTCTATGACGGCAGGAAACAGCTTAGTTGGAATGATCGGCTTTTGGATGAATTGGGGGATTTCATCCAAAAGTATCCGGTTTTCATTACGGACACATCGAAGGATGACCCAATTTTAAAAGTGTTCGACCGGATTCCCGCCGAATTCCGTTCCTCGGTGAAAGGGGCCGTGTCGGTGCAGGACTGGAGGATTCCGCAAGGCTACGACCAAGTGCGGACGCTTGGCGCGGATCTATGGGACGTACATCACCAAGGGGCCGATGCGGTGACGGAACTGGCACTCTCTTTGGCGAAAGCGTCGGAACTTGCGGCATCGCAGGAAACTTTCGATGAATTTGCGGAACAATTTTTTGTCCGTTTCGCAGTGGATACCCATTTTTTCATGGAAATCGCGAAATTCCGGGCATTCCGTGTGCTCTGGCAAGCGTTCAGCCAGGCGTATGGCAAGGAGAATGCTCCATCGGTTCCGCTTTTGGCGATCACTTCATTGCGCTCGTATTCGAAGCTGGATCCGAACGTCAATTTGCTGCGGGCAGGAAATGAAGCATTTTCAGCCGTCCTCGGTGGCGCGGACGCTTTGACCGTCCATCCGCATGACGTACTGACCGGCGTGACAGATCATTCGGTACGGTTGGCTCGGAACATTCAATTGGTCATCAAGGAGGAAACCTATGTCACGAAAGTGGCTGATCCATCCGGGGGCTCCTATTTCATTGAAACATTGACAGCGGAACTAGTGGAAAGGGCTTGGAAACAGTTCCTTGAAATCGATGCGATGGGAGGATATGATGCCTATCTCGCTACCGGGCGGATCGAGCAAACGATGGAATCCCGGAAAAAGGAAGTGGCAACGGGCAAAAAATCATTGGTCGGCACGAATGTGTATGCAGAATTGACACCAACCAATTTTTCCGATTCCGGCTTAGTCGCTGCAGCGGAGCGTCTCGCGGCTCCGTTCGAACAATTGCGGCAGCGTTTCGAAGATTCCCAGCCACGTGCCGCCGTCTTGACGTTTGGTGCGCTGAAAGACTTCAAACCACGTGCGGACTTTGTTACGGGCTTCCTTGCGACCGGCGGAATCCGCGCCGAATGGAGTCCTGCCTTCGCCAATGCACAAGAAGCGCTCGATTGGCTCGCTTCCGAGCAGCCGGATTATGCCGTCGTCTGCGCATCGCCTGCTGAAACGGAACAAGTGATGGACGAGCTGTTGGCCAAGCGTCCGGTGCAGGTTGTGCTGGATGCAGCAGGCAAGGTGGATGCGGCGTTATCTGAAAAATGGCGGTCCGCCGGCTTGGACGGATTCGTATTTGCCGGACAGAATAAAATCGAAAAGCTGCTGGAAATCGCGCACAAAGTGGAAGGAGGGGCTCATATTGAATAA
- a CDS encoding dihydrolipoamide acetyltransferase family protein has protein sequence MAIQHIEMPKLGESVTEGTIERWLVKPGDTVNKYDPIAEVNTDKVTAEIPSSFSGTIKELIVQEGETVEVGVVVCTIEAEGGSTEEPQPEAVPAKEEPANEMPAAGSQKPPSPVRRGKAAGRYSPAVMRLAQENDIDLSLVEGSGREGRITRKDILAIIESGNIPKAAAPQPEQQPSMTEERPASQAAAEPVKTALQPIEIPTAAGDIEIPVSGVRRAIATNMLRSKHEAPHAWTMIEVDVTNLVQYRDSLKTEFKQREGFNLTYFAFFVKAVAQALKEYPMMNSMWAGDKIIQKKDINLSIAVATEEALYVPVIKSADEKTIKGIGREINELAGKVRSGKLTSAEMQGGTFTVNNTGSFGSVQSMGIINYPQAAILQVESIVKRPVIMDNGMIAARDMVNLCLSLDHRVLDGLVSGKFLARVKEILENISAETTSIY, from the coding sequence ATGGCCATTCAACATATTGAAATGCCGAAACTTGGTGAAAGCGTCACAGAAGGGACGATAGAAAGATGGCTCGTCAAGCCTGGTGACACTGTCAATAAATACGATCCGATTGCAGAAGTGAACACGGACAAAGTGACTGCCGAGATTCCGTCCTCTTTTTCGGGAACGATCAAGGAACTGATCGTCCAAGAAGGGGAGACGGTCGAGGTCGGTGTCGTCGTCTGCACGATTGAGGCGGAAGGCGGGAGCACTGAGGAACCGCAACCGGAGGCAGTGCCGGCGAAAGAAGAACCGGCGAATGAAATGCCGGCCGCAGGTTCACAGAAACCGCCGTCTCCGGTCCGACGCGGAAAAGCGGCTGGGCGTTATTCCCCGGCGGTCATGCGCCTGGCGCAGGAGAACGATATCGACCTGTCACTCGTCGAAGGGTCGGGACGGGAAGGCCGGATTACACGCAAGGATATTCTAGCAATCATAGAGAGCGGAAATATACCGAAAGCCGCGGCCCCTCAACCGGAACAGCAGCCGTCCATGACGGAAGAACGCCCGGCATCGCAAGCGGCAGCTGAACCGGTGAAAACGGCACTGCAACCTATCGAGATTCCGACAGCAGCCGGCGACATCGAAATACCGGTTTCCGGCGTCCGCCGTGCGATTGCAACCAATATGCTGCGGTCCAAACATGAAGCGCCGCATGCGTGGACGATGATTGAAGTCGACGTGACGAACCTCGTCCAATACCGCGATTCCTTGAAAACTGAATTCAAACAGCGGGAAGGTTTCAACTTGACGTATTTCGCTTTCTTTGTGAAAGCGGTGGCGCAAGCGTTGAAGGAATATCCGATGATGAATTCCATGTGGGCGGGTGACAAGATCATCCAAAAGAAAGATATCAACCTCTCCATTGCGGTGGCGACCGAGGAGGCCCTGTACGTTCCTGTCATTAAAAGTGCGGACGAAAAAACGATTAAAGGAATCGGCCGGGAAATCAATGAATTGGCCGGCAAAGTGCGTTCGGGTAAACTGACATCTGCGGAAATGCAAGGCGGGACATTCACAGTGAATAATACCGGATCATTCGGCTCGGTGCAGTCGATGGGCATCATCAATTACCCGCAGGCCGCCATTTTGCAGGTCGAATCGATCGTCAAACGTCCGGTCATCATGGACAATGGGATGATCGCTGCACGGGATATGGTCAATCTCTGCCTGTCGTTGGATCATCGCGTATTGGATGGCTTGGTCAGCGGAAAATTCCTTGCACGTGTGAAAGAGATCCTAGAAAATATTTCCGCTGAAACTACTTCGATTTATTGA